From the genome of Caldisericia bacterium, one region includes:
- a CDS encoding carboxymuconolactone decarboxylase family protein, with protein sequence MAENMKATLDEFMGALGELKKTHPEYVKLFIDLVHGIEGEGKLSTKVKELISVALAVNARCKYCIAFHTNNALKAGATKEEIIEAGFVGALMGGGPALTYLTLLIKALEDLK encoded by the coding sequence ATGGCAGAGAACATGAAAGCTACATTGGATGAATTTATGGGAGCACTTGGAGAGCTAAAAAAGACTCATCCAGAGTATGTGAAACTCTTTATTGACCTTGTTCATGGAATTGAAGGAGAAGGCAAGCTCTCAACAAAGGTTAAAGAACTCATCTCTGTTGCACTTGCTGTAAATGCAAGATGTAAATACTGCATTGCCTTCCATACAAACAACGCATTGAAAGCTGGAGCAACAAAGGAGGAGATAATTGAAGCAGGTTTTGTTGGAGCATTGATGGGTGGTGGACCAGCTCTAACATACCTTACATTGCTCATTAAAGCACTTGAAGACCTTAAGTAA
- a CDS encoding Mrp/NBP35 family ATP-binding protein, which translates to MEKKEEVLKALRKVVDPEIGKNIVDLGMVKDLTVEDDKVSFTLALTVSECPLKNEMKNNAEKVLKELGFKEVNITFGKLTEEEIKKIFPNWTGKPPILEKGNIKHLIAIGSGKGGVGKSTVVTNLAIALSKLGYRTGILDADIHGPNIPIMFGIKEKPYGIDNKIIPHERFGVRVMSLGFMMSGEGSPVIWRGPLVTKAIKELFQFTVWGDLDFLLIDLPPGTGDATITVGQSLPLTSAIVVTTPQRVAVSDALRSAKTFEKLNVKLLGVIENMSYFICPDSGKRYNIFGEGGGEAMSIALKVPLLGKIPMELDLREGGDRGEPITVKNPESASSKAFFEIAKKVVELTGVSKKST; encoded by the coding sequence ATGGAGAAGAAAGAAGAGGTTTTAAAAGCGTTAAGGAAGGTTGTAGATCCTGAAATAGGAAAAAATATAGTGGATTTAGGTATGGTTAAGGACCTAACTGTTGAAGATGACAAAGTCTCCTTCACCCTTGCCCTTACCGTTTCAGAGTGTCCTCTGAAAAATGAAATGAAGAACAACGCTGAAAAGGTACTTAAAGAGTTGGGTTTCAAAGAGGTGAATATTACATTTGGAAAACTTACAGAGGAAGAAATAAAAAAGATATTTCCAAACTGGACAGGAAAACCACCAATCCTTGAGAAGGGGAACATTAAGCATCTCATAGCTATTGGCTCTGGAAAGGGTGGTGTTGGCAAATCCACTGTGGTAACGAACCTTGCCATAGCATTGTCAAAATTGGGATACAGAACTGGAATTCTTGATGCAGATATACATGGACCAAATATACCAATAATGTTTGGGATAAAGGAAAAACCATACGGTATTGACAACAAAATAATACCCCATGAAAGGTTTGGTGTAAGGGTTATGTCCCTTGGTTTTATGATGAGTGGAGAGGGTTCTCCTGTAATATGGAGAGGTCCACTTGTAACAAAGGCAATAAAGGAATTGTTCCAATTCACAGTGTGGGGAGACCTTGATTTCCTCTTAATTGACCTTCCCCCTGGAACAGGAGATGCAACAATTACAGTTGGACAATCTCTCCCGTTGACAAGCGCCATTGTAGTAACAACGCCACAGAGAGTGGCAGTGTCTGATGCTTTAAGAAGTGCAAAAACCTTTGAAAAATTAAATGTAAAGCTTCTTGGTGTCATTGAAAATATGAGCTACTTTATATGCCCTGATTCTGGAAAGAGATACAACATATTTGGAGAGGGTGGGGGAGAGGCAATGAGTATTGCGTTAAAGGTTCCTCTTCTTGGGAAGATACCAATGGAACTTGACTTGAGAGAGGGGGGAGATAGAGGTGAACCAATAACCGTAAAGAATCCTGAATCTGCCTCATCAAAGGCATTTTTTGAGATAGCAAAGAAGGTGGTGGAATTAACAGGTGTATCCAAAAAGTCTACTTAA